The Lepidochelys kempii isolate rLepKem1 chromosome 20, rLepKem1.hap2, whole genome shotgun sequence sequence GGCAATTTGGCTGGGCAGCTAATTGCTAAATAAGTATTGCTCTGACATTATAAGGCCGCTATTCAGGGGTAAATACCCTTAGGAATTGGAAGGAACCACAGTGCTGAAGTGACCTTGTTTCTCCGTGTATGGAGTTAGTTATTTCACAGCATATCCAATTATATGGGGACGAGTAGGGTTCCAGGACATGGGGGCGTCTATGTGCCGCAACTTCAGTTCCGAGAACCCTGCCTTCTCCAGGTCCTTCCAGGTCTCTCTGGTCAGGCAGCACCCGTCTCCCAAATATCTCCAGGTTGGGTTGTAGATCTGTTGCCAAAAGTAGCCCCAGCTGGAATGATCTGCAGCCACATGCTCCAAGAAATACAAAGCACCACCCTGGGAAACAAAGCAATCAAAATGCTTCAGGAACAaacaaaggctcttaaaatcACCAACAACATCTCCCTTCCACTTTGGAGACACAACTCTTGGATCAAACTCCCCACATTCTGGCCATGTTTGGTTCAGGCTCACTTCTAACTATTATGTTTTCAGAAACTGCTACCCATTATCAATTATGCATGGAGGCCAGTCAGCATTCCACCATGTTCTCATTCTGTCTTATTTCACTCCTATGAgactttaaaaatactatttggGGAAGCTACATGACTACAGAAAGGTTTGAGTTCAAGGTGGAAGGGGAAGGATGCTCTTGTGACTAAGAGTCAGGACTCtcagattctgttcccagctctggcactaCTGCCTTAGGTTCCCTTGAGCAAATTACTTAACTTTCTGGtatttcagtttttccatctgtaaaatggggttgatCAGAATACTTACCATACCCTCCAAGTGGTGAGGGTTAATTCACTGATGTTTATATAGCACGGTGAGGCAGGTGCCACTAGACAAGGATCAGGCATTCACTTCATTGGCAGTCTTGTGAGCTGCACAACTGCTTCACTGCATCCACTGCTGGAGAGCAGATCTGGTACAGCATATTCCAGTGATTAAAAACACTGGATAAGTAGCAGAGCTAGTGCTGAGAGCAAACCTATTCAGAACATTCAAGGCTGTTTTTAGTGGAGGCTGGTGTAAGAGTTACAGATTCTGATTTGAATTTTTCACCCCTTAGTGAGGAAGTTGCTGtacatgtttttttccccaccttgTAGTTTAGCTCCACAATGAAAACAATGTTTTGGATTGCCTTAATGAATGTTCTTTATAGTCACAACCAaggctaaggccttgtctgcatggGAAACTTCTACCACTTACACAGGTTACCCACCCCCTCCCTTTGTGTGGACACTCCTTAGTAGCTTTTTTCAGTTGAGCTTAAACCTGttcccagtggtgagctggagcaggttcccaccggttcgctagaaccggttgttaaatttagaagcctttttagaaccagttgttctgtgagggacaaccggttctaaaagggcttctaaatttaaccggccaaaagtggtgccttaggcaccgactccatgggtgctccagggctggagcacccaaggggaaaatttggtgggtgcagagcatccaacagcagctccccgccccacccccggctgcagctcacctccgctccgcctccttccctgaacacgccgccccgctctgcttctctgcccccccccggcttcccacgaatcagctgttcgcgcgggaagcctgggagggctgagaagcaggcggcggctttgcactcaggcccagggaggcggaagTGAgctgggacggggggggggggggcggagggggcgcAAGGAGGGCTGCCTGTGCCGCAGCAGAtaacccgggggggggcggggcatgCAAGGGAACTGCTcctcgccccagctcacctccgccaccctcagctTGAGtgtgaagccaccgcctgcttctcagccctccttggcttcctgccgaacagctggttcacgggaagccgggggtgggtggatgggtgggtgaggtgaACTGGGGCCAGGCGCAGGAccgggagctgccggtgggtgctctgcacccaccaaattttccccatgggtgctccagtcctggagcacgcacggagtcagcgcctaaggctcCACTTTTAATGTGATCAGTGgagggagcagccgctccccctgctcctccccagctaCGCTACTCCGCCCcttggagccagagggacctgctggatgcttcctgggagctgctccaggtaagcatcactgggactccccacctcgccccctggcaggttcctctggctcttaggggtggggtgggcacccactacagtggcccacgagaccctcctgcccagtttgggggggggggtgtcaaggaacgcagggggttggatggggcaggagtcctgggggacaGGGGGGgaaacgaccccctcgtggggtgaggagggaaccagttgttaagattttggcagctcatcactgcctgttCCCAAGTGATATAAGCCAAACCAGtcgttttcaaccttttttaattTGTGGATCCCTAACACGTTttgaaccctaaccctaaccctttggaaattttagaccTAGTCTGTAGACCCCAGGGGTCTGTGGAATACAGGTAGAAAACCACTGAGTTAAGCCAAAAAAGGCATTGTTacaccagaataagagtgtcatactggtataattatatcTATTTAAATTTACATCTTAAGTTATAATGAACAAAGTTGCCCATGTAGATGAGGTCCAAGGGTGAGATACTAAAAGCAATAAGCAATGAGGTTATCGGTGAATATACAGCATTAACTTAGTTTGACATAGATATTACAGGACACAGGATAGTGCAGTCCAAGGGATATCTACAAATACGTTAGTAATGCTGCAGGGTCCAGAGCATCTGGCAGGCATGTGCTGACAGGCAATATTGTTagtaaagagagagagtgagtttggggagaAGAAAAGCTGGCAGTGAAagaggaggagtgctgggtaatTTAAACTAAACTTCCTGCTCAGCCTGGGATTCCACCCCCTCAAAATGCATAGCCACCCACCCCTCCATTCATTGTTCTACTCTGGACAGATGTGTCCTATGTTATCATGAAGTCCCTACCGCCTGCTTGAGAGTTCCTGAAATCACACAATCATGAGCTCTGTTTGAAGTGAGGGTGTTCCTTCAGAATTCCTCCTGAGTTCCCACCTTTTGCTGAACAAAGGTTCAGAGAACAGGAGTACTGGAAATTCTGGGCTATTGGATGAACAGTGAGCATTGCAGTAAGAACACTTGCGGGTAGGGCACCAGAACAGCCATCCAGTTTCCCTCTAACAAGTGGATTTCGTGCAACAAGGCTGCCAGCTGTTCTAGCCGTCAGGTTGTACTATAGTTCTGCCGCTCCTGCTCTGCATGGTGACAGAATTCAGTTGCCAGAACTACAAAGGCAAGGGCTTATTTTTAATTCCCTCTCACCTTAATTAGGAAAAATAGCAAAGGTTCAGCCAGGTAGAATTCCAGCCTCGGTTGCTGCTCAGCCTGCCAGGTAAGAGTGGGATAACTTTCATCTTAATGAGAAAGTTACTTGCAGTTTCACTTCCACATTCAGACAATGGCAATTGTATGAGCCCACTTCTTAGCTTTGTGTTATGAGATCCATGGACTAGAAAGATGGCACATTTGTGCTTGATTCTTAAGCTTaaaggggggtgggaaataaagggtaacattttcagaagcactgaaatAAGTTAGGTGTCtaagtctcatttttaaaagaggAACATAGGTCCtgaagtcacttaggtgcttctgaatATTTGACACCAGGTCCATTAAGGGATATAGTTGGATAGTTTGGGCTTCAGATAAGATGCTTTATGAATAATTTGTAGCATGCTTGCATGTTTTAATTAAGCTAAACCATCTAGTGCTTTTGTGGcttaaaagaattttaagcaAACAGCTGTTTGAATGTAACTATCCCCCTGCTATATAGGGTTTGCACTCCAATCATTGCAGCATTGTGATAGTGCATGTGAACCAAAATTTGAACTGCCTGTTAACAGGAGTGGAACAGATGAGCCTGTTTTCATTATCAGCAtcactgtgatttttttaaagttgattcAGTCATAGCTAAGCCTAAGCAACTCACTAGCTGGTCAGGTCTGTCTCCTTACAGGAACAAGGGAGAGAATGTTGTATTGGCTTTTATTTCGATGTTAGCCACATAAAGTAAGTCAAGGCAGCCCAACGATAGCCATCTTATAAGTGTGTGTGATAAACACTGAAATGGTGTTAAGTGACacagcaaaggaaatgaaggtgCGTGGCTTGGTTCTGTCTGTTTTCCTTTTACTCCTTTCTGTTCAGAAAACTGCTGGCTTCCAGgcaaacacatacaaataaatGCTGTAGGTGATGAAGGTTTGGATTGTGGCTAGCCCATCCAGTGGGCATTTGGAGTCTCTGCTCGTAGGGGAACACAGGGACTTCTCCCTCTCTCTATCCCTGCAGGATATATCtccaaagggggaggggagaaggtggGTCATGGCTTTACCCCTGCACACTAGGCCACTCGGGGGAGGGATGCGTCTCTGGGTAGGTGGCTCCCCACACACTCCCACTAGGCATTTCTTTGCATGGCACAGCTTGGCCCATAAACAAAATAGCACCCCCCCAATGGTACTCATACTCACCAGCCTGAGCACTCGCAAGACTTCTCTCAGGACCTGCTCGATGCTGCGCACCGAGCACAGCACCAAGGTGCAAACCACCACATCCATGGAGTCGTCAGCCACTGGGAGCAGGTCCTCACCGGAGGCCACCATGAACCGTTGAAACCGGAGGTGTGGGCTGTCAGAAATGCTCTTGAGGAGGAACCCCTCAAAGTTGGGGTTGGGATCAGTGCATGTCACCTGGCATCCGGGTGGGTAGAACTggaagttggcgcctgtgccTGTGCCTATTTCCAGCAGCCTGAGCTCCCTCGAAGGGCCTGCAAACTCCCCCAGGTTGCTGAACAGGTCCTGTTTCTGTTGGAAGAGTTTGCGGTTGTAGATAGTGGAGCACTTGGCCATGAGATATGGGAAGATCTTCTTACAGAGGGGGTCCCATAAGCTCAGATAAGAGAGCAGGTAGACAGGCAGGGTGAGGAGCTGGATGCAtcgctggaggagagggatcagCACCATCAGTGCAAAGAGGAGAATGCAAGAATCCTCAATCCTGGCTGTAAACACCACCAAAGCCACTGCTGTGTTCCAACTTTACTGAGCATTTCCTTCTCGCTCTCCTGGCCAGCTGACTCATGCTGAACTGGTTATATCTGGTTTCTCCAGCTGGCTGTCCTCCTAATTCTATCTTAAAGAGACAGAGCATTGTTTAGTCATAATTCTTCCTACAAGCACAACTGAAGCGGGATGCAGTGAGGATAGAAATTGATTTGTTTGCTTACATAATGTTGGACTCAATCCTTCAAGGTCCTGGGTGCTGTGGCCTGGtggagcaaagcacttaagtatatgcttaactttaaacataggAGTCGTTCTACTGAAGCTAATGCTACTACTCACGAGTTGAAAGCTAAGCACgggtttaagtgctttgctgaagtggGCCAGAGCACTCaccaccttgcaggactgagcccattGTCAGTAAGAAGCAGCAATTCCAGACCTCAGGTACATTCTGGACAAGCCTGTATGGAGAGTGCTGTATTGTCATAACACTGCCTACTTTTAGAGCACCATTATATTGGATACACTGTGGCATGAGAACATAGTGTTCTTTGCTTAGTGGGGAAAGAGAGCACATGCAAAgtacttaaaaaggaaaaaataaaaatggagaataactgttTTAATTGTAATACTGccgaaaaggatctgggggttatagtggatcacaaattgaataggagccgacaatgtgatgcagctgcaaaaaatgttaatattttggtGTGTATTCaaaggagtgtcatatgtaagacatgggaggtagttgtcctgctctacttgatactagtgaggcctcaactggagtggtGTGTCCGTTCTGGGGGCCatgctttgggaaagatgtggacaaattggagagagtccagaggagagcgacaaaaatgataaaaggttagaaaacctaacctgacctatgagaagaGCTTAAAAAAGCTTGGCATATTTAGTTTGGAGAAAAGAAAATTGGGGATCTGATAAATCtacaaatatgttaagggcttcTATAAAGAacattgttctctgtgtccattGAAGGTCGgacaagtaatgggcttaatctgcagcaagggtgatGTAGGTTAGAGATTAAGAAAAagtttctaactctaagggtagtaaagctctggaacagacttccaagagaggttgtggaatccccatcattggaaatttttaaaatcaagttggacaaacacctgccagggatggtctaggttttctTGGTCCTGTCACCGCATAGGGGGCTGGACTTTGACTTCTTAATGTCCCTtcgagccctacatttctatgattctatgcagagGTGACACATAACTGTtgatagagtgtgtgtgtgtgggaaacaTAT is a genomic window containing:
- the LOC140900975 gene encoding thiol S-methyltransferase TMT1A-like — its product is MVLIPLLQRCIQLLTLPVYLLSYLSLWDPLCKKIFPYLMAKCSTIYNRKLFQQKQDLFSNLGEFAGPSRELRLLEIGTGTGANFQFYPPGCQVTCTDPNPNFEGFLLKSISDSPHLRFQRFMVASGEDLLPVADDSMDVVVCTLVLCSVRSIEQVLREVLRVLRLGGALYFLEHVAADHSSWGYFWQQIYNPTWRYLGDGCCLTRETWKDLEKAGFSELKLRHIDAPMSWNPTRPHIIGYAVK